CTCGCCGGAGCCCTGATCCCGTCCCTCATCGGGGACACGGGAACCAAGCCGGAGATCCGAGCCATCCTCCTGAGCTCGTTTGGCGTCGCGATCCTGATCGTGCTCCTGCTCGCCCTCTTCGGCACGTTCTTCACCTTCATCGGTGCCGCCATCGAGCATGTGACACTGCTGTTGCTCGGAAAGCCTCGGGGGTTCGAGACCACGCTGCGTGCGGCCTCCCTCTCCCTGGCGCCCTTCGTGCTCGGGCTCATCCCAATCTGCGGCATGTACGTCGCCCCGATCTGGGCCATCATCGCGAAGGTCTTCGCCTTCATGGGCCTGCACCGCACGAGCGCAGGGATTGCCGTGGTGGGCGCGCTCGCGGTCCCAGCGTTCTTCCTCCTGATCGGCTGCGCGCTCTCTGGGGTCGCCTGGGTCGTCGCGATGACGGCCGGAGCCACCCAGTAGCCCGCCGCGCCTCCCGGCCTACTCCCGGGACGCCACCCGCCGAGGATCTTCGCGCACCAGCTCGCCCAGCTCGTGGGTGAGCTCCTCCAGCTCGCGCCCGCCCGCCATCCGTTGAATGAGCTCCTCGCGGGTGATCTGGTCCTTGGAGAAGGTTCCCTGGCTGCGGCCGCGGTTGAGGATCGTGAAGCGATCGCCAATGAGCCACGCGTGGTGCGGGTTGTGGGTGACGAGGATCACCCCGCAGCCCCGCGCCCGGGCCTGGGCGATGTAGCGCAGCACGATGCCCGCCTGCTTCACCCCGAGCGCCGAGGTCGGCTCGTCGAGGATGAGCACCTTGGCGCCGAAGTACACGGCGCGCGCGATGGCGATGGACTGGCGCTCGCCGCCGGAGAGCGTGCCCACGGGCTCCGAGCTGTCGCGCACGTGGATGCCCATCTTCTCCAGCTCGGCCCGCACCACGGCATCCGCCGCGCCGAGATCAAAGCGCCGGAAGGGCCAGATGCCCTTCACGGGCTCGGCGCCCATGAAGAAGTTCCGCGCGATGGAGAGCATGGGGACCATCGCCA
This region of Hyalangium minutum genomic DNA includes:
- a CDS encoding YIP1 family protein — its product is MSEWAGPSVPACALHPDRTAVAPCSRCGTFSCEECLQQTPVGQAPLCAACMERLSISQLPWDHREDLGWARAWFKSLGAVLLRPGVTFATAKPEGDLGGSLLFAFLAWLTALVPTFVVFALAGALIPSLIGDTGTKPEIRAILLSSFGVAILIVLLLALFGTFFTFIGAAIEHVTLLLLGKPRGFETTLRAASLSLAPFVLGLIPICGMYVAPIWAIIAKVFAFMGLHRTSAGIAVVGALAVPAFFLLIGCALSGVAWVVAMTAGATQ
- a CDS encoding ATP-binding cassette domain-containing protein encodes the protein MSEPVTEVQPPLLEVVNLARTFGKVSALEDVSMNVRAGEVMCVLGDNGAGKSTLIKTLSGVHLPERGQMFIEGKPVRLRSPRDAREKGIATVYQDLAMVPMLSIARNFFMGAEPVKGIWPFRRFDLGAADAVVRAELEKMGIHVRDSSEPVGTLSGGERQSIAIARAVYFGAKVLILDEPTSALGVKQAGIVLRYIAQARARGCGVILVTHNPHHAWLIGDRFTILNRGRSQGTFSKDQITREELIQRMAGGRELEELTHELGELVREDPRRVASRE